From Ictalurus punctatus breed USDA103 chromosome 2, Coco_2.0, whole genome shotgun sequence:
AACCACCAACAATCTGGCCAAAATCGGCCATCCCAACGGCTCTTCTCCACCTCACTACGTCCAGCAACCCAAGCCCAACTCGATACCTGTAGTCAAGCATACAGAGTGTGTCGTAAAACTGGAGAGAAACACAGATTTGGTTCCGTCTCCTCCAAACATGTCACAACAAAGCAACCCTCCTGCAGCCATGAACTCTCAAACTTCTCAAGACGACACTGGCGGCAGTTCCTCACACGATAGCGACGTCAAAAAAAGGAAACGGAGCAGCAGAACGAAGTGGCCTGCCATCATCAAAGACGGAAAGTTCATTTGCTGTAGGTGCTTTAGAGAGTTCCAGAGTCCTAAATCTCTTGGAGGACATCTGTCTAAACGTGCGGTCTGCAAACCCTACGATGAAGCGGTTCTGTCTGCAGATCTCCCTAGCTCGTTTCTTGAGCTTCTGAACTCCCCTCATCTGTCAGATACGCCCCAGTCCTCGCCTTCTGCACAGGTCGGTTCTGCTCAGACTTGGCCTTCGCTGAGTAAAGGCCCCCTTGACCCAAAATTGTTTCCAAATGTCACTTTTCTGAACACTAAAGATTCCACGTACAACACTGACAGTAAACCGAGCTCCAAAAGCGTCCAGCAGAATTCACCGAGTCTGGCCGAGTCTGTTGGTGCACGTCAGCAGGCTTTTGCAGaatcctctctctcttaccTTCAAGACAGCCAAAGCAGTGTGATCCAACACACGGGAAACATCAAAGACAAGCGTGGTCCGCATCAAATGAATTACAGCCAGTCTCGCACCCCCTTACCAAGTGACACTGCTGCCTCAGATCAACTTCTGTCTCGTTTGCTAAGTGAAAACCAAACCTCTGACTCAGACTTCAGCAGGAGTCCCACTAATCCCATCGACAGAATCCTTCAAGCTGAAACACTAAACAAGATTAAGGAGATTAAGGACAAATCTACCATTACAAACGCTAGTGGATTATCCAACGACGGGCTTCTCGCTGCCATGGCTAGTCTTGCTCAGAACCTGGTGTCGGAAAAGAGCGTCAAGGAAAGGCTTCGTGAACAGATATTAGCCGGAGACTTCCAGAAAAGAACCGGTTTGTGCCAAGGTCAAGGTGTCGAGAACTCTGCTTTACAGAGTCCAGCGATGGACGTTTCTCACCACTCCACGCATGTCATTCAAAAAGCTCATCACAGTAACGAGCCTGTACGAGGTGGAGGCGGTGCTGAACTTGGTGAGTGTTACACCTCAGCTGGAAGCATCGTACCTGACGAGACCTCCAGGCAGattcccccgccttgtgcttcTGACGCCAATCTAACAAACGACGCGTTTAATAATCCACCAGTACAACAACACGACGACATTGATGATGAAATCACAGAAATTCAAAAAGCTCTTGAAAGACTGGATCTGGATAGAGAAATCCGAAACCGTGACCAGACCCCTGTTATACCTGTAGAGACGGAAGGAGTCACTAAGCCCTCAGAAGCTACGTACGCGCTCATGGTACGAGGCTATTCCTGCGACAACGACGGCTGCGGTTACAGAGCCATGACTAAAGATGCGCTCTTCAAACATCTCATGAAGCAGCATAACTACACAGAGGACATGCTTAATCAGTGTCGGAAGGAACAGTCCAACTTTGCGCCTTTTAATTGTCAACTCTGTCCCAAGACCTTCACGCGGAACTCCAACCTCAGAACCCATTATCAGTCCGTTCACAATTACTCTCACGAGCAGGTGGTGAAGATGGGGATTACACGCCATTACAGTCGGAAGTCCTCGGAGGCTGATCAGAGTCTGTGTACCACTTCGAAGGTCTCGGATTTGCTCGGTCTGATGGTTCCGAAGGCGCCCTTTTCTGGACAGCGGCAGCATGCTGAGACCGGTTCTGTCCCGGGTTTGATACCTGGTGTCGGTAGCATTAAAACAGAATTCAACTTTCAGCCTTTTAAACAACAGCTTCCTGTCGCTTCCGTGGACCCTGGTGTCCCCGGGACGATACTGAGAGCACAGACGATTCCAGATCATCTCCAGAGTCAGACTACTGCGCATGCGTCAGTGATTAAGGCTGTTCCTGCCTTGTTGACGTCCTCGAGTGTGGAGCAGCAGTTAAATCGGCCGAACGGGTTCGTTCCAGGATCTCTCGCACCTTCTCACACCCATGGAATGCTCCCTGGGGGTCTGTTGCCTTCAGGTGCACCACCTGTTGCCCAGAGTCCTTCAGTCTCAGCACAGGTATGTAACCTGTCCCCGGATAAGAAGTCCAAATTGGGAAGATCTAAAATGCCAAAACCAAAGGAAGTGACCAAGAAGGCGAAGGAGAAGAAGATGGACCTGGACGATGTCTTTAGCCCGTATCGGCCTTACCGCTGCGTCCATCAGGGCTGCGTGGCCGCCTTTACCATTCAGCACAATCTGATTCTTCACTACAAAGCAGTGCACCAGTCTGCCCTTCCCAAATTCGAAGTTAACGATGAGGACGAgcagatggaggaggagaacgAGGAGAACGAGGAGAACGAGGAGGAGAACGACACACCTGACGGTGAAGTCTGTGAGGTGACGGAGTTTCGATGTCAGGTCAAAGACTGCTCCCGAATATTCCAGGCCGTGACAGACCTTCTGCAGCATTACCTTCAGCTCCACAAGCTTAGCCTGGACAAAGCAGGCGTCATGATGTCTGGTATGAACCTGGGCAGGTTTCGGTGCGACCAGCCGGACTGTGAGGTAACCTTCACTGGATTCTGGAAGTACGTTAACCACGTTGAAAGCGAACACAAGAAGGTCAAGCTCTCCAGATCTGAGCCTGTTGATGGGATGTTCCAATGTGAGGTGGAGGGGTGTAGCTGCGTTTATACCACACGGTCCAACCTACTGCGGCACATCATGAAAAAACACCAAGACCTTTACAAACTCCGCCTGCTCAACTCGAGAGGTGTCCGACTTGGCCGTCCTCCGAAGAACAGTTTAGTCTCGCTTGAGAAGGAAAATCGGGAAATTCATAAAAAACCTATTCAGAAAGGGGGTGAGAAAAAGAGACGGAAACAAAAGAACCTCTGGACGAAATACGGAAACCCCATTTTGAAAACGAAAGAGGAAGCCTCCGCCATGTGCACCAAGAGGATCCAGTTACAGTACCCCTGCATGCTTAAAGGCTGCGAGACGGTCGCCGAGTCCGAGCGGAGGCTCATGAAGCATTACGTCCAGCACGGCCTGCCGAAACAGTACCTGGAGCAGCAGAGGAGCAACTACATCTTCTGCAAGAAAATGGCTCGCTCCAAGTACAAACGCATCGCGTCGAGAAGCGACGATACCGACAAATCTGACGAGAGCTCTATCGAGGCGTCCGAGAACGAGGGCGCCGGACCCAGCGAATCGGAGTTCTCGAAGCCGACGTCCGAGAAGGAGAGCACCGAGGACACCGAAGTTTCGGACGCTAAACTGTCCAGCGACCTGAGCTCGGATATCTCCGTGGTGGTGAAGCGAAAGAGAGGGCGTCCACGCAAGGGAGAACGCGTCAAACACTTGCAGATTGCACGCAAGAGAGTGACGAGGTTAAGAGCGGCACAGAATCACTCCGTCAACTATGCAGACATCAATTCTGACTCCGCTTCGTCTGGTGCCGCGCCGCCGGAGCGAAACGCCACACTGAGCTCCTTCAAGCCCATGGGCTTCGAAGTGTCCTTCCTCAAGTTCCTAGAGGAGTCGAGTCAGTCCGCCGGAAAGAGGAAGACGGCGACTTTATCGGACCTGCATGCACGCAGGAAGTTCCCGACCGTGCACCTGAAGACGGCCTCGGTGGTGTGCAGCCGGATCAATCCTGACCATCACTGCCGAGATGTACTGAAACTCGTGGAATTTAAGAACCCTCAGAAACTCACGTCTCTCAGCAAGGTGACGTTCGAGGTGCACAGAGGCTTCTCGAACGTTTTCGAACTCTTGCTCAAGCAGCTGCATGACATGCGTCCCGCCGTGGTCATTCAGAAAGAGGGCGTGTCCGACATTAAGGGGTAGTTCTCCTTATAGCTCCAGTGTTACTGCGATGTTTAATGAGTTCAGTGGGTTATTAACTGTGGGGAAGTTTTCCACGCCCGTGACGCTGAATGCTCCTGTTAACGTCTGCTAATCCCTCGACAGAGACTGTGTATTaaacttgttttgtttaaagttgTTAATGAAAACAGTTAATGATATACCTCTTACGCATGCCCTTAAACAGTTATCCGGCACATGTTGTTGATGTTGGAAATGAACCTTTAGAGGACGATTTGAACCCGTAGCGGTTCCCCGTAGGAGCTAGCTTCTGTTGGCGTCGGACCGGTGGCCCTGTAGTGCGGTGGTGAGCTGTAGGTGGTAACCATTTTAGTCTTGTTCATCTTGCATTGTAAATTTTGAACGTCTATAGcgtggtgtctgtgtgtgcacataCTGACTCTCCGGATAATTTACTGCCACCAGCAGTCTGTACCTTCAACAGCAGAGACCAATTTATTACAGCTTGCATTTTCTACctctgtgtgcttgtgtgtgggtTTCTTTCCTCGTGTCTCCTGGACTTAACACTAAAGAATTAACCGGACATTTAGTCTTGAAGAAGAAGAGTACGATGATTATTCAGGTGTGTGGTTTACTGCCATATTACAGGTACATTTCACTGGCATACGGTCATACACAGGGTGTTTAACATTTctcataatataaaaatataatactaGACCATTTTTAAAGTActgtttttataataaatcaGTGGACTGCAAGAAAATGACATTGCACTACTGTTACTGTGtgtatacacgtgtgtgtgtatatatatatatatatatatatatatatatatatatatatatatatatatatatatatatatatatatatatatatatataatatagagagagagagagaggaaatattTACTTACATGTGCATTAAATATTGATAACTCATtcaatgcaaa
This genomic window contains:
- the znf292b gene encoding zinc finger protein 292b → MADDEEAEQEPRGQSRSPSVLRALSGRLEDLSATLRASAELAEEDEATARYCRAFCQTLVECVSVWRSDEDPWPVLESYRVALLSFARVSAHLSVQSEDVNVVLERLSLSCVELLLSIPEAFPDALWEQFQSSIQTAHALLQDHGITRLRLLSAATQERGMWSNSTLQSLLRNETPPAAKVREFLMREGPELLQLRVKYLIKENSVDMAALLAKACADFHEFGGSRGHFKQSYLVCVCSSAPQEMLMEELSQVDCRDALEMICNLEAEGDERGAFTLCSGFLTRQLLQEDSYCAWELTLFWSKLLKRLEPSEQSFLEKCQKMSQLAKTVFHLLFFIKVIQSELDKIGLPTCIEMCIRALRMESCEGANKATICKTISCLLPSDLEVKRACQLTEFLLEPTVDSYYAVETLYNEPDQKLEEENLPIPNSLRCDLFLVFKTQWPFDPEFWDWKTLKRHCLGLMGEEASIVSSIDELNDDRCVEADREDLDFAPEEFKDVFECFLDTTNELKEIADQRQKNREVKKLREKGFVSARFRNWQAYMQYCVLCDKEFLGHRIVRHAQTHFRDGYYSCPICTETFETRETLEPHVASHVKLSCKERLASMKTTKKLTDPKTPDITALRNKSGENQARKAKAKTCNGESVQLYNGDAVCSQSEVTGVRVNGRERNVCPVPNCRKGFKFFRNLLTHVKDHGEVEEAKRFLELQTTKIVCQYCRRHFVSVSHLNDHLQVHCGAKPYTCIQVNCKASFDTNAELLVHSKGHPVFKAKCMFPGCGKTFNEAYKLYDHEAQHYKTFTCKVPGCGKVFHAQSQLELHEESHNAQKVETQTAESNDARPVEPQPPISGEPAKQEVQQDVYPGPPVNPSCMMSPADHPTSLVKVKHSVENMLRPAGHAPTQAFGLVTCKTEPPDPKLVQQQQSPPPPQIPRVETQQIPRVETQQIPRVETQQIPRVETQQIPQPPVNPPMPHLNEPRPEDSLLDALMNDPMLTPSCPLPPASSYQSLLEDFQQAPSGDVLQAQMESAVSQGHTQPLYSSENAEYGQYDPNPVTPIHTPYPVPYGNSMVPLMQTAHNVPPVMPVSQRLPAQVTPFPTNRPVQPLQANTLGSAVEDKDRYKCAYETCSRDYSSYRSLTKHMKAAHCEFYTQWKLARRNNKVPSVTSRPASMNGKRVPSEPLQNQLGQRTPAPLTPMQKPPAQVHYPASCLNSSYPSGSSHLTGLPAQTFPNQMDSILDPIVLSQLGNAANQPDLAPHASWNSVPMNSSLQQQNYHPQAMTSSVGHFSSQMDVTSQSQVPNTYNGEMGYPSFQHQNNPSCRFFQTRPDVTVTTNNLAKIGHPNGSSPPHYVQQPKPNSIPVVKHTECVVKLERNTDLVPSPPNMSQQSNPPAAMNSQTSQDDTGGSSSHDSDVKKRKRSSRTKWPAIIKDGKFICCRCFREFQSPKSLGGHLSKRAVCKPYDEAVLSADLPSSFLELLNSPHLSDTPQSSPSAQVGSAQTWPSLSKGPLDPKLFPNVTFLNTKDSTYNTDSKPSSKSVQQNSPSLAESVGARQQAFAESSLSYLQDSQSSVIQHTGNIKDKRGPHQMNYSQSRTPLPSDTAASDQLLSRLLSENQTSDSDFSRSPTNPIDRILQAETLNKIKEIKDKSTITNASGLSNDGLLAAMASLAQNLVSEKSVKERLREQILAGDFQKRTGLCQGQGVENSALQSPAMDVSHHSTHVIQKAHHSNEPVRGGGGAELGECYTSAGSIVPDETSRQIPPPCASDANLTNDAFNNPPVQQHDDIDDEITEIQKALERLDLDREIRNRDQTPVIPVETEGVTKPSEATYALMVRGYSCDNDGCGYRAMTKDALFKHLMKQHNYTEDMLNQCRKEQSNFAPFNCQLCPKTFTRNSNLRTHYQSVHNYSHEQVVKMGITRHYSRKSSEADQSLCTTSKVSDLLGLMVPKAPFSGQRQHAETGSVPGLIPGVGSIKTEFNFQPFKQQLPVASVDPGVPGTILRAQTIPDHLQSQTTAHASVIKAVPALLTSSSVEQQLNRPNGFVPGSLAPSHTHGMLPGGLLPSGAPPVAQSPSVSAQVCNLSPDKKSKLGRSKMPKPKEVTKKAKEKKMDLDDVFSPYRPYRCVHQGCVAAFTIQHNLILHYKAVHQSALPKFEVNDEDEQMEEENEENEENEEENDTPDGEVCEVTEFRCQVKDCSRIFQAVTDLLQHYLQLHKLSLDKAGVMMSGMNLGRFRCDQPDCEVTFTGFWKYVNHVESEHKKVKLSRSEPVDGMFQCEVEGCSCVYTTRSNLLRHIMKKHQDLYKLRLLNSRGVRLGRPPKNSLVSLEKENREIHKKPIQKGGEKKRRKQKNLWTKYGNPILKTKEEASAMCTKRIQLQYPCMLKGCETVAESERRLMKHYVQHGLPKQYLEQQRSNYIFCKKMARSKYKRIASRSDDTDKSDESSIEASENEGAGPSESEFSKPTSEKESTEDTEVSDAKLSSDLSSDISVVVKRKRGRPRKGERVKHLQIARKRVTRLRAAQNHSVNYADINSDSASSGAAPPERNATLSSFKPMGFEVSFLKFLEESSQSAGKRKTATLSDLHARRKFPTVHLKTASVVCSRINPDHHCRDVLKLVEFKNPQKLTSLSKVTFEVHRGFSNVFELLLKQLHDMRPAVVIQKEGVSDIKG